The stretch of DNA GCGCTATAATCTCAAAAAAGAAGGATTCCAAGTATTTATTGCACCTGATGGCGTTGAGGCCATTAAGATTGCACAAAAAGAAATTCCGCATTTAGTTGTTTTGGATATTATGATGCCTGAAATGGACGGACTGCAAGCTTGTAAGGAATTACGGGCATTGCCAGAACTTCAACATACATTGATTACTTTTTTAACAGCTCGTAGCGAAGAGTTTACTCAAGTGATGGGTTTAGAAATCGGAGCAGATGATTACATTACCAAACCTGTAAAACCGAGATTGTTTATCAGCAAAGTAAAGTCACTCTTACGCCGTTATTCCAAGCAAGACACAGAAGATGTCATTGTTGTCAATGACATAGAAATTAATCGAGATACATTCACTATCAAAAAAGGAGATGAGATAATAGAACTGCCCCGCAAAGAATTTAAGTTGATTTATTTGCTTGCTTCTAAACCAGGCAAAGTTTTCACTCGTGAAAAAATTCTAACGAGTGTATGGGGAACAGATGTAATTGTCAATGACCGAACTATTGATGTACATATCAGAAAACTTCGTGAAAAAATCGGCAATGAATACATCAAAACTATCAAAGGAATAGGCTATAAATTTGAACTATAAGTATAAAATAAATCTCTCCAAACTAATATTTCCTCCCTTTATACTACCATTTGACAGGACAAATTGCATATATTTACGAGTCAAAGAGATTAACTTCAAATATATATAAAAGATAACTCCTTAGGTATGAAAACAATCAAGGGTCCTGCCATTTTTTTAGCACAATTTGTAGGTGATAAATCACCATTTGATACATTGGAAGGAATGTGTCGGTGGGCATCGGACTTGGGTTTTAAAGGTATTCAAATTCCCACTTGGGAAAAACACCTGATTGACCTACAATTGGCAGCTGAAAGCAAAACTTACTGCGATGAGTTAAAAGGTAAAGTGGCAGAGCATGGATTGGAAATCACCGAATTATCTACTCATCTTCAAGGACAGTTAATAGCTGTTCATCCTGCTTACAATGAAATGTTCGATGGTTTTGCAGACCCTTCTGTGCGAAATAATCCAAAGGCTCGGACTGAATGGGCAAAGCAACAACTCCTATGGGCAGCAAAAGCAAGTCAAAATTTAGGACTATATGCTCATGTAACCTTTTCGGGTTCATTGCTTTGGCATACTATATATCCTTGGCCTCAACGTCCCGCAGGTTTGGTAGAAACAGGCTTCAAAGAATTGGCGAATCGCTGGACACCTATCCTCAATACTTTTGACGAAGTTGGAGTAGATCTCTGTTATGAGTTGCATCCGGGTGAAGATCTGCACGATGGCATCACATTTGAGCGATTTTTAGAAGTCACCAACAACCATCCTCGTGCCAATATTCTATACGATCCGAGCCATTTTGTATTGCAGCAACTGGATTATTTGGCATTTATAGATATATACCATGAACGCATCAAGATGTTTCATGTCAAAGATGCTGAATTTAATCCTTCTGGAAGAGCAGGCGTATATGGAGGATACGAAAGTTGGATCAATCGCCCAGGACGTTTTCGTTCCTTAGGTGACGGACAGGTTGATTTTGTAGGCATATTTAGCAAACTAACCCAATATGATTTTGACGGATGGGCTGTAATGGAATGGGAATGTTGTTTGAAACATCCCGAAGATGGAGCAACAGAAGGAGCCATTTTTATTGCAGACCACATCATTCGTGTGACAGAAAGAGCCTTTGATGACTTTGCAGGCACGGGAGCGGATGAAGCAATAAATAAGAGAATATTAGGGATATAATAGTGATTAAATGAAAATGCAAGATGATTTCTACATAGGTTGGCAGCCCAAATCTCCTCATTCTTATACAAAAGCTATGAGTTTGTTTATTGGTTTTTTGCTCATTGTCGTACCTTTATCGGCGTTTTTATTGGTTAACAGTCAAAATAATTTTTCTACTGCCCGTTTTGAGTTTGGTAAAACGACTGAAATTGAAGGAATTTTGGTTAAAGATCCAGTTCCAATGTTAAAATTAGAGGCAAGCAAAACTTCTGATGGAAAAACCCATTATCAAAATATATTGTTGGTGGCTTTTGGAAAGCGAGGAGCTAAAGGTGATATCAGGAAGATGGAGCAAGAAAATGGCGATTTGCAGGGGAAACTTGTCCGACTAAAAGGAACGTTGATTTATGGAGATGGTAAAACTTTGTTGGAGTTGACTGAAGGAAAGGAGGCATTGTTGGATGTAAAAACAGTAGCAAACATCTTTATTTCGCAAGAAGAAAAATATGGTACAACCACATTGAAAGGTGAAATTATTGATCCAAAGTGTTATTTTGGTGTGATGAAACCTGGTGAGGGAAAAATACACCGTTCTTGTGCCATTCGCTGCATTTCGGGAGGTATTCCACCTGTATTGAGAATCAAAGATACCGAAGGAAATACGGATTATTGTCTTTTGGTGGGAAGCAACGGCGAGAACATAAATGATAAGATATTGGAGTACGTGGCAAGCCCAATTGAAATTAGCGGTCAGTTGTCAAAATTAGACGATTGGCTGCTGTTTAGAGTAGATTTTGATGCTGGTTTTAAACTTTTGTACTAAAAAAAAGCTTTAATTAGCATTGACGTTTAAATGACAAAATATAGATGATGTTGTTAAACCCATTCAATAGCACAAAAGTCTAACCAAAGTAGAAACAATATTTTTCTATCAAATTAAAAATAATAATCATTAACCAATAAACCTTTTAAAATATGTCAACAATCTTCAAACGTTTTCAGATATTTTCTTCGCTACTACTTGTAGCATGTTTGGCAATGTTCTTCAATGCTTGTGATACAACTACGGGTACAGACCCATGTGAAACAGTTAATTGTATCAATGGTGATTGTCTAGTTAGCGCAACAGGCGATCCTTTCTGTAATTGTAA from Chitinophagales bacterium encodes:
- a CDS encoding response regulator transcription factor; the protein is MNPKKVKILIVDDEADVLEFMRYNLKKEGFQVFIAPDGVEAIKIAQKEIPHLVVLDIMMPEMDGLQACKELRALPELQHTLITFLTARSEEFTQVMGLEIGADDYITKPVKPRLFISKVKSLLRRYSKQDTEDVIVVNDIEINRDTFTIKKGDEIIELPRKEFKLIYLLASKPGKVFTREKILTSVWGTDVIVNDRTIDVHIRKLREKIGNEYIKTIKGIGYKFEL
- a CDS encoding sugar phosphate isomerase/epimerase; the encoded protein is MKTIKGPAIFLAQFVGDKSPFDTLEGMCRWASDLGFKGIQIPTWEKHLIDLQLAAESKTYCDELKGKVAEHGLEITELSTHLQGQLIAVHPAYNEMFDGFADPSVRNNPKARTEWAKQQLLWAAKASQNLGLYAHVTFSGSLLWHTIYPWPQRPAGLVETGFKELANRWTPILNTFDEVGVDLCYELHPGEDLHDGITFERFLEVTNNHPRANILYDPSHFVLQQLDYLAFIDIYHERIKMFHVKDAEFNPSGRAGVYGGYESWINRPGRFRSLGDGQVDFVGIFSKLTQYDFDGWAVMEWECCLKHPEDGATEGAIFIADHIIRVTERAFDDFAGTGADEAINKRILGI